A region of Culicoides brevitarsis isolate CSIRO-B50_1 chromosome 1, AGI_CSIRO_Cbre_v1, whole genome shotgun sequence DNA encodes the following proteins:
- the LOC134827955 gene encoding cholinephosphotransferase 1 isoform X2: MYFYKQNLLQSSQLKRLSDHKYSCQNISLLDKYLQPWWNFLVSKTPLWLAPNLITIVGLIVNILTTLILVYYSPDGRQEPPRWACFLCGFGLFIYQSLDAIDGKQARRTNSSSPLGELFDHGCDSISTVFVAVSACISVQLGFYPKWMFFQCFCAMILFYCAHWQTYVSGTLRFGKVDVTEAQCAIIAIHMISAIFGPSIWMTKIPIMGHVCQLVSAIFVAGFLQIFFTFCQVFVVGGVGKNGSTVAGTSVISPVIPFSLVVVPAFIISQKSTIQIYEQHPALYILAFGMVAAKVTNRLVVAHMTKSEMEYFDWGLIGPLFLFLNQYFNNFLPEYFVLWFAMIWCTIDLCRYSSQVCLEICDHLHINLFRIPYPPKPVTYSQGTNVTSHHRNGTSSSSNTSQSSGSPQSQVHRKQTRSSSKTLQQH, encoded by the exons ATGTATTTTTATAAGCAAAATCTTTTGCAAAGTTCCCAACTCAAACGATTGTCCGACCACAAATATTCATGCCAAAATATCTCGCTTCTAG acaaatatttacaaccATGGTGGAATTTCTTGGTCAGCAAAACACCGCTCTGGCTCGCACCGAACCTCATCACGATCGTCGGTCTCATAGTTAACATATTGACGACACTGATTCTCGTcta TTACAGTCCCGATGGTCGTCAGGAACCCCCTAGATGGGCATGTTTCTTGTGTGGCTTCGGATTGTTCATTTATCAGAGCTTGGATGCCATCGATGGAAAACAGGCACGTCGTACAAACTCCTCATCGCCCCTTGGAGAACTCTTCGATCACGGTTGCGATTCGATTTCAACAGTTTTTGTCGCCGTTTCTGCTTGCATTTCGGTGCAACTTGGTTTCTATCCGAAATGGATGTTCTTTcaa TGTTTTTGTGCAATGATCCTCTTCTACTGCGCGCATTGGCAAACATACGTCTCCGGAACACTGAGATTCGGTAAAGTCGATGTGACGGAAGCTCAATGTGCAATCATTGCGATCCACATGATATCAGCTATTTTTGGCCCATCGATATGGATGACGAAG attCCAATCATGGGTCATGTTTGTCAATTAGTCAGCGCTATATTTGTGGCTGGAttcttacaaatatttttcacattttgccAAGTATTCGTTGTAGGAGGAGTTGGGAAAAATGGCTCCACAGTTGCT GGAACGAGTGTCATCTCTCCAGTGATACCTTTTTCGCTGGTAGTTGTTCCAGCTTTCATCATTTCGCAAAAGTCAACCATTCAAATTTATGAGCAACATCCCGCGTTGTACATTTTGGCCTTTGGAATGGTTGCTGCTAAAGTAACAAATCGTCTTGTG gttGCCCACATGACAAAAAGTGAGATGGAGTACTTTGATTGGGGACTCATCGGTCCATTATTCctctttttaaatcaatattttaacaatttcttaCCCGAGTACTTTGTCTTGTGGTTCGCTATGATTTGGTGCACAATTGATTTGTGTCGTTATTCCTCACAA gtttgTCTTGAAATATGTGACCATCTCCATATCAATCTATTTCGAATTCCGTACCCACCCAAGCCAGTCACCTATTCGCAAGGTACAAATGTGACGTCGCACCATCGAAATGGAACAAGTAGTTCGTCCAATACAAGCCAATCAAGCGGCAGTCCACAATCGCAGGTGCATCGAAAGCAGACACGCAGTAGCAGTAAGACACTACAACAGCATTAA
- the LOC134828007 gene encoding dynein regulatory complex subunit 2 — MGGKKGGGGKGKGGKGNKLARMSEEERLRYLQHRADMEEEARRRKQQLIATFMKNKLKKEDAFSRLNLAKINQDWRSLLRNIKCAQLTDEINAVEKECLKMVERKNSVIRRLLCDLDESEEIYSTMLHSHMENIERLIVIHRDRVHFLRSWYLEEKASRLKHYDDEIKIYKAKKSEAQKELECVYYGLAEKANAERKANEEEHMQKKDSLKNSMILKLEEITKQREAYMERLWTEFQQIMSRYLKSTEDYRNDYVDLRQRDNSDTKYIESHYMEVTRASDIIADLKAKYSTLKDEHEFNVEQLTKYRKDLHDRCENLKQELELGLATDKQRLKQLVLWSNAILKKLDHLDKRGKHILQIANFCSKFESDRDELRFQRGPKKAFLEITDGDALSEEFRAIMEKPVDTLQSQLDYFWRRYNKTKIDCACLKEEKQSLKAENIRLKAALKDYLVNVSITTGTTIKSREHSQFVPRPHSMKVEKVMHIDLTKTSAMKGDMGKGRRRPVTCIEANFSNAVRSRSLVELRNRPIEIYSLVPKC, encoded by the exons atgggaggcAAAAAAGGCGGCGGAGGCAAAGGCAAGGGCGGCAAAGGAAACAAGCTGGCTCGAATGTCGGAAGAAGAGCGTCTCCGTTACTTGCAACATCGCGCGGATATGGAAGAGGAAGCTCGTCGCAGGAAGCAACAACTCATCGCGACTTTTATGAAGAACAAACTCAAGAAGGAAGATGCCTTTAGTCGTTTGAATCTCGCCAAAATCAACCAAGATTGGCGTTCGTTGCTTCGAAACATCAAATGTGCCCAACTAACGGACGAAATAAATGCCGTGGAAAAGGAATGCTTGAAAATGGTCGAACGCAAAAATTCCGTAATCCGAAGACTTTTGTGCGATTTGGACGAATCCGAGGAAATTTATTCTACCATGTTGCATTCCCACATGGAAAATATCGAACGCTTGATCGTAATTCACCGAGATCGCGTTCATTTTTTGCGCAGTTGGTATCTCGAGGAGAAAGCAAGTCGCTTGAAACACTACGATgacgagataaaaatttacaaggcAAAAAAATCCGAAGCCCAAAAAGAATTAGAGTGCGTTTATTATGGCTTAGCGGAAAAAGCGAATGCTGAACGCAAGGCCAACGAAGAGGAGCACATGCAGAAAAAGGATAGCTTGAAGAACTCG atGATACTGAAGCTCGAGGAGATCACGAAGCAACGCGAGGCCTATATGGAACGCTTGTGGACCGAATTTCAGCAAATTATGTCGCGATATCTGAAAAGTACGGAAGACTACAGGAACGATTATGTGGATTTGCGGCAGCGCGACAACAGTGACACGAAATACATTGAGTCGCATTACATGGAGGTGACACGTGCCTCCGACATTATTGCCGATTTGAAAGCAAAATACTCGACATTGAAGGACGAACATGAATTTAATGTGGAGCAGTTGACGAAATATCGGAAGGATTTGCACGATAGATGCGAAAATTTGAAGCAGGAACTCGAATTGGGGCTTGCGACAGACAAACAAAGGTTGAAACAGCTCGTTTTGTGGTCAAATGCTATTCTAAAG aaattagACCATTTGGACAAACGTGGAAagcatattttacaaattgccAACTTTTGTTCGAAATTCGAGAGTGACAGGGACGAACTCCGTTTCCAACGAGGCCCGAAAAAAGCTTTTCTCGAAATAACCGATGGCGATGCCTTATCTGAGGAATTCCGAGCCATCATGGAAAAGCCCGTTGACACACTCCAATCGCAACTGGACTACTTTTGGCGCCGTTACAACAAAACCAAGATCGATTGTGCCTGTTTGAAGGAAGAAAAGCAATCTCTAAAAGCGGAAAATATTCGTTTGAAGGCAGCCTTGAAGGATTATCTCGTAAACGTTAGCATCACAACaggaacaacaataaaatcgcGCGAACATTCGCAATTCGTTCCGAGGCCGCACAGCATGAAGGTCGAGAAAGTGATGCACAttgatttgacaaaaacttcAGCGATGAAAGGCGACATGGGCAAAGGGAGACGTCGTCCTGTCACATGCATCGAAGCGAATTTCAGCAATGCCGTTCGAAGTCGTTCGCTGGTTGAGCTGCGAAATCGCCCGATTGAGATTTATTCGTTAGTTCCAAAGTGCTGA
- the LOC134827955 gene encoding cholinephosphotransferase 1 isoform X1, producing the protein MYFYKQNLLQSSQLKRLSDHKYSCQNISLLDKYLQPWWNFLVSKTPLWLAPNLITIVGLIVNILTTLILVYYSPDGRQEPPRWACFLCGFGLFIYQSLDAIDGKQARRTNSSSPLGELFDHGCDSISTVFVAVSACISVQLGFYPKWMFFQCFCAMILFYCAHWQTYVSGTLRFGKVDVTEAQCAIIAIHMISAIFGPSIWMTKIVGHFQYWNFMALATIVCSSWALSYFFSVIRAGGIGKNGSTVAGTSVISPVIPFSLVVVPAFIISQKSTIQIYEQHPALYILAFGMVAAKVTNRLVVAHMTKSEMEYFDWGLIGPLFLFLNQYFNNFLPEYFVLWFAMIWCTIDLCRYSSQVCLEICDHLHINLFRIPYPPKPVTYSQGTNVTSHHRNGTSSSSNTSQSSGSPQSQVHRKQTRSSSKTLQQH; encoded by the exons ATGTATTTTTATAAGCAAAATCTTTTGCAAAGTTCCCAACTCAAACGATTGTCCGACCACAAATATTCATGCCAAAATATCTCGCTTCTAG acaaatatttacaaccATGGTGGAATTTCTTGGTCAGCAAAACACCGCTCTGGCTCGCACCGAACCTCATCACGATCGTCGGTCTCATAGTTAACATATTGACGACACTGATTCTCGTcta TTACAGTCCCGATGGTCGTCAGGAACCCCCTAGATGGGCATGTTTCTTGTGTGGCTTCGGATTGTTCATTTATCAGAGCTTGGATGCCATCGATGGAAAACAGGCACGTCGTACAAACTCCTCATCGCCCCTTGGAGAACTCTTCGATCACGGTTGCGATTCGATTTCAACAGTTTTTGTCGCCGTTTCTGCTTGCATTTCGGTGCAACTTGGTTTCTATCCGAAATGGATGTTCTTTcaa TGTTTTTGTGCAATGATCCTCTTCTACTGCGCGCATTGGCAAACATACGTCTCCGGAACACTGAGATTCGGTAAAGTCGATGTGACGGAAGCTCAATGTGCAATCATTGCGATCCACATGATATCAGCTATTTTTGGCCCATCGATATGGATGACGAAG aTCGTTGGTCACTTTCAATACTGGAATTTCATGGCGTTAGCGACAATTGTGTGCAGTTCGTGGGCcttgtcatattttttcagtGTCATTCGGGCAGGAGGCATTGGAAAAAATGGCTCAACAGTTGCC GGAACGAGTGTCATCTCTCCAGTGATACCTTTTTCGCTGGTAGTTGTTCCAGCTTTCATCATTTCGCAAAAGTCAACCATTCAAATTTATGAGCAACATCCCGCGTTGTACATTTTGGCCTTTGGAATGGTTGCTGCTAAAGTAACAAATCGTCTTGTG gttGCCCACATGACAAAAAGTGAGATGGAGTACTTTGATTGGGGACTCATCGGTCCATTATTCctctttttaaatcaatattttaacaatttcttaCCCGAGTACTTTGTCTTGTGGTTCGCTATGATTTGGTGCACAATTGATTTGTGTCGTTATTCCTCACAA gtttgTCTTGAAATATGTGACCATCTCCATATCAATCTATTTCGAATTCCGTACCCACCCAAGCCAGTCACCTATTCGCAAGGTACAAATGTGACGTCGCACCATCGAAATGGAACAAGTAGTTCGTCCAATACAAGCCAATCAAGCGGCAGTCCACAATCGCAGGTGCATCGAAAGCAGACACGCAGTAGCAGTAAGACACTACAACAGCATTAA
- the LOC134827032 gene encoding general odorant-binding protein 71 translates to MSKRAFHSVPNSTNVKMKHGVLLLFVAVLYVLSQKALGLRCRTDEGISRDDSRRVTRTCMRRITMEDSENYDEYENYDSNESGNADYGQNSHSRNNNRGRNSNNRGNSHHNNRRNHHERGHNQGYDYGNNRNGNQNWNGDYNGGRRYKRQLLTYPSGMAFSQYNPFGGNSGPGYDFNRNQYPSQNSNFDFFQGSESGNNYNNRNNNNNYNNRGSYNGNDNANKSCLMQCFFEEMKMTSNEGFPDKHKVLHVITEEMRDRELKDFYTDSIQECFHILDLGNKSDKCDYSRNLVTCLSERAKSNCDDWNGNSSILFN, encoded by the coding sequence ATGAGCAAACGGGCTTTTCATTCAGTCCCAAACTCGACAAATGTAAAGATGAAACACGGAGTTTTGCTGCTTTTTGTAGCAGTTTTGTACGTTTTGAGCCAAAAAGCTCTCGGATTACGATGCCGAACTGATGAAGGAATATCCAGAGATGACTCCCGACGAGTAACTAGAACTTGTATGCGACGCATAACGATGGAAGACAGCGAAAATTACGACGAATATGAGAATTATGACTCGAATGAGAGTGGAAATGCGGATTATGGACAAAATTCGCACTCCAGAAACAACAATCGAGGCAGAAATAGTAACAACAGAGGCAATTCCCATCACAATAATCGCCGAAATCATCATGAAAGAGGACATAATCAAGGTTATGACTACGGAAACAACAGAAATGGCAACCAAAATTGGAATGGAGACTACAACGGAGGTCGACGTTACAAGAGACAACTGTTAACTTACCCTTCTGGAATGGCATTTAGTCAATATAACCCCTTTGGAGGCAATTCTGGGCCCGGATATGACTTCAATCGGAACCAATATCCATCCCAAAATagtaattttgacttttttcaagGGTCGGAGAGTGGAAATAACTATAATAAtcgaaataataacaacaattacAACAACCGAGGCAGTTACAATGGGAACGACAACGCAAATAAATCGTGTTTGATGCAATGTTTCTTCGAAGAGATGAAAATGACGAGCAACGAAGGTTTCCCGGACAAGCACAAGGTCTTGCATGTCATCACTGAGGAGATGCGCGACCGTGAATTGAAGGATTTCTACACAGATTCCATCCAAGAATGCTTTCACATACTCGACTTGGGTAACAAAAGTGACAAGTGCGATTATTCGCGGAATCTTGTGACTTGTTTGAGTGAACGTGCCAAGAGCAATTGCGACGATTGGAATGGAAATAGTagtattttgttcaattag